The following proteins are encoded in a genomic region of Fibrobacter sp. UWH6:
- the rhuM gene encoding virulence RhuM family protein: MEEKNMQAAGEIIFYQPEGESKLQVYLEDETVWLTIDQMSDLFLKSRSTINEHILNAFKEKELDKSEVMRKIGNSDFSTKPTNIYNLDVIISVGYRVKSVRGTQFRRWANQVLKDHLLRGASVNQRFMLTEERVDRQLINHEKRLDELDSKGMETSTRLATLEKQVDFFVKANLPPSEGILNAKSWWSGYEFACQLVRSAKEEIIVIDPFADDVALSLVAKKSAVVNAFVYSGHVNRHLREEEERLNRQFPTVKLEGMQNVHDRFIIVDETVYHIGSSLNELGKKLTAFSILNFISKQQLLEMVSQASGKKNG, encoded by the coding sequence ATGGAAGAGAAAAATATGCAGGCGGCTGGTGAAATCATTTTTTACCAACCCGAGGGCGAATCTAAACTTCAAGTATATCTTGAAGATGAGACAGTTTGGCTGACAATAGATCAGATGAGCGACCTGTTTTTAAAGTCACGATCAACGATTAATGAACATATTCTAAACGCATTCAAGGAAAAAGAATTAGACAAAAGCGAAGTTATGAGAAAAATCGGAAATTCCGATTTTTCTACCAAGCCCACGAACATTTACAATTTAGATGTAATTATTTCCGTTGGCTATAGGGTTAAATCCGTTCGTGGCACACAGTTCCGTCGCTGGGCCAATCAGGTTCTAAAAGATCATCTTCTGCGCGGAGCAAGCGTAAACCAACGCTTTATGCTGACTGAAGAGCGAGTTGACAGGCAACTGATTAATCACGAAAAACGTTTGGACGAGCTCGACTCAAAAGGCATGGAAACGAGCACTCGCCTAGCCACTCTCGAAAAGCAGGTGGACTTTTTCGTCAAGGCAAACCTGCCTCCCAGTGAGGGCATTCTGAACGCAAAATCCTGGTGGAGTGGGTACGAATTCGCTTGCCAGCTGGTGCGTTCCGCAAAGGAAGAAATCATCGTCATCGATCCTTTTGCAGACGATGTCGCACTCTCACTTGTTGCCAAGAAGTCTGCGGTTGTAAATGCGTTCGTCTATTCCGGGCATGTAAACCGACATCTGCGAGAGGAAGAAGAACGACTGAATCGTCAATTCCCAACCGTAAAACTCGAAGGCATGCAGAATGTTCATGACAGGTTCATCATCGTGGACGAGACCGTTTATCACATCGGTTCATCCCTCAACGAACTCGGGAAAAAACTGACCGCATTCTCCATATTGAATTTCATTTCAAAGCAGCAATTGTTAGAAATGGTGTCGCAGGCGTCAGGAAAAAAGAACGGCTAA
- a CDS encoding type IV toxin-antitoxin system AbiEi family antitoxin domain-containing protein — MLENIDIDFCYNKFYIIVVKVKKSHNAIVETIESIAKANGGVVSTANAEKQGVSRAVLSQMAANGDLDRVAKGFYVLPTELPDELFILSLCSPNIVFSHETALFLNGITERTPVIHTFTLPRDKRLSSAFSKECTIHYAERESWNIGKTEIKTPMGNLVPCFDAERTICDLIKYKKKFDPETYIASLKMYAKMQTKNLQHLSEYAQKLGIVEKVRDALEVLL; from the coding sequence TTGCTTGAAAATATAGATATTGACTTTTGCTACAATAAATTTTATATTATTGTAGTGAAAGTAAAGAAGAGTCATAACGCAATTGTAGAAACTATCGAAAGTATCGCCAAGGCTAACGGTGGCGTGGTTTCTACCGCCAACGCTGAAAAACAGGGCGTTTCCAGGGCCGTTCTTTCCCAGATGGCTGCAAATGGTGACTTGGACCGCGTCGCAAAGGGATTCTATGTATTGCCCACCGAGCTTCCTGATGAGCTGTTCATTCTCAGTTTGTGTTCTCCAAACATTGTGTTTTCACATGAAACGGCTCTGTTTTTAAATGGCATTACTGAACGAACGCCGGTGATTCATACCTTCACTCTTCCAAGGGACAAAAGGCTTTCTTCCGCGTTTTCAAAGGAATGCACAATTCATTATGCTGAAAGGGAGTCGTGGAACATCGGCAAAACCGAAATCAAAACGCCTATGGGAAATTTGGTTCCCTGCTTTGATGCGGAAAGAACTATTTGTGATCTTATCAAGTACAAAAAAAAGTTCGATCCAGAAACCTACATTGCATCGTTGAAAATGTACGCAAAGATGCAGACAAAAAATCTTCAACATCTTTCTGAATATGCCCAAAAACTTGGGATTGTGGAGAAGGTTCGCGATGCGCTGGAGGTATTGCTGTGA
- a CDS encoding nucleotidyl transferase AbiEii/AbiGii toxin family protein, whose product MKQRGAKATSLKAKIKNIAKEKRVAPQLILQNFMMERFLNRIATSSYKDCFIIKGGSLISVILGIENRTTMDIDMTSRGFSFNEKNVQGIIQDISLIDLQDDFFFEIKKCEPIREDDAYGGFRVFIDGFYESKILVVPFAIDITTGDVVTPEPQKRSWVNLCNAQESFELWTYTLETIVAEKIESILSKGVLNTRPRDFYDVYMLSKLKKFNGKRFSLALKKTCEHRKSWDQVKNAVEHFVDIENSGSLKQFWERYAKSNSYAANIGYNDIVAVIKNLLTAI is encoded by the coding sequence GTGAAACAAAGAGGCGCAAAGGCGACTAGCTTAAAAGCTAAAATCAAGAACATTGCAAAAGAGAAAAGAGTTGCTCCACAATTGATTTTGCAAAATTTCATGATGGAGCGCTTTCTCAATCGAATTGCGACTTCTAGTTACAAGGACTGCTTCATTATCAAGGGCGGTTCCTTAATTTCGGTTATCCTTGGAATAGAAAATAGAACCACGATGGATATTGATATGACATCCCGAGGTTTTTCCTTTAACGAAAAAAACGTACAAGGTATTATCCAAGATATTAGTCTGATTGATTTGCAAGATGATTTTTTTTTCGAAATAAAGAAATGCGAACCAATTCGAGAAGACGATGCTTATGGTGGATTCCGAGTTTTTATTGACGGCTTCTACGAATCAAAAATTTTAGTAGTCCCTTTTGCGATTGACATTACCACCGGAGATGTCGTGACTCCCGAACCCCAAAAACGATCCTGGGTTAATCTATGTAATGCACAGGAAAGTTTTGAATTGTGGACTTATACGCTAGAAACAATAGTCGCAGAGAAAATTGAATCCATTTTAAGTAAAGGCGTTTTGAACACTCGTCCTCGTGATTTTTACGATGTGTATATGCTCAGTAAGCTTAAAAAGTTCAATGGGAAAAGATTCTCTTTAGCTTTAAAAAAGACTTGCGAACACAGGAAATCCTGGGACCAAGTTAAAAATGCGGTAGAACATTTTGTGGACATTGAAAATAGCGGTAGTCTCAAACAATTTTGGGAACGCTATGCTAAAAGCAATTCGTATGCTGCAAATA